A part of Rhodamnia argentea isolate NSW1041297 chromosome 8, ASM2092103v1, whole genome shotgun sequence genomic DNA contains:
- the LOC115744778 gene encoding uncharacterized protein PHLOEM PROTEIN 2-LIKE A4-like isoform X1, with protein MYGRYAYIRKKMAEISAEGDAPDLLPPANEEDARTSASEARKPPLISLAMLKSAIDKKGISSLDVNGLSRAAYEGVLLKDEKQGQASSTKDGKQGKPYTRKYWVHKELNKNCWMVLAKALSISWGDDSRYWQWPEEEEPCYPDKEEVHVAELIKVCCLEIKGEFNTIRLSPWTTYEVKILVKMRPKSSGWEHPVNLNLALPDGTKQGRTENLGILEKEKWFPISIGKFETTPKTIGKMSFSLAQTDGNRKKGLCVKAIRLMPTTGENEPPR; from the exons ATGTATGGTAGGTACGCGTATATCCGGAAGAAGATGGCAGAGATTTCTGCAGAAGGAGATGCACCCGATTTGCTGCCGCCAGCAAATGAAGAAGACGCCCGAACCAGCGCAAGCGAAGCGAGAAAGCCTCCTCTAATTTCCTTGGCGATGTTGAAAAGCGCGATCGACAAAAAGGGTATCTCCTCCCTCGACGTGAACGGGCTGAGCCGTGCAGCCTACGAAGGAGTGCTCCTGAAGGACGAGAAGCAGGGCCAGGCAAGTTCTACGAaggacgggaa ACAGGGAAAGCCATATACACGCAAGTATTGGGTTCACAAGGAGCTTAACAAGAACTGCTGGATGGTTCTGGCTAAGGCCTTGTCGATCAGTTGGGGCGACGATAGCCGATACTGGCAATGGCCAGAAGAGGAGGAGCCATG CTATCCGGACAAGGAGGAGGTACACGTCGCCGAGCTAATAAAGGTTTGCTGCCTAGAAATCAAAGGGGAATTCAATACGATCCGTCTCTCTCCGTGGACGACGTACGAAGTTAAGATCCTCGTGAAGATGAGACCCAAAAGCAGCGGTTGGGAACATCCGGTGAACCTCAATCTCGCTCTACCAGATGGAACCAAGCAGGGACGCACGGAAAACTTGGGCATATTGGAGAAGGAGAAGTGGTTTCCGATTAGCATCGGGAAGTTCGAGACGACGCCCAAGACCATTGGCAAGATGAGCTTTTCGCTGGCGCAAACTGATGGGAATCGGAAGAAAGGCCTCTGCGTCAAAGCCATTCGACTCATGCCAACAACAGGAGAGAACGAGCCGCCAAGATAA
- the LOC115744778 gene encoding uncharacterized protein PHLOEM PROTEIN 2-LIKE A4-like isoform X2, which produces MAEISAEGDAPDLLPPANEEDARTSASEARKPPLISLAMLKSAIDKKGISSLDVNGLSRAAYEGVLLKDEKQGQASSTKDGKQGKPYTRKYWVHKELNKNCWMVLAKALSISWGDDSRYWQWPEEEEPCYPDKEEVHVAELIKVCCLEIKGEFNTIRLSPWTTYEVKILVKMRPKSSGWEHPVNLNLALPDGTKQGRTENLGILEKEKWFPISIGKFETTPKTIGKMSFSLAQTDGNRKKGLCVKAIRLMPTTGENEPPR; this is translated from the exons ATGGCAGAGATTTCTGCAGAAGGAGATGCACCCGATTTGCTGCCGCCAGCAAATGAAGAAGACGCCCGAACCAGCGCAAGCGAAGCGAGAAAGCCTCCTCTAATTTCCTTGGCGATGTTGAAAAGCGCGATCGACAAAAAGGGTATCTCCTCCCTCGACGTGAACGGGCTGAGCCGTGCAGCCTACGAAGGAGTGCTCCTGAAGGACGAGAAGCAGGGCCAGGCAAGTTCTACGAaggacgggaa ACAGGGAAAGCCATATACACGCAAGTATTGGGTTCACAAGGAGCTTAACAAGAACTGCTGGATGGTTCTGGCTAAGGCCTTGTCGATCAGTTGGGGCGACGATAGCCGATACTGGCAATGGCCAGAAGAGGAGGAGCCATG CTATCCGGACAAGGAGGAGGTACACGTCGCCGAGCTAATAAAGGTTTGCTGCCTAGAAATCAAAGGGGAATTCAATACGATCCGTCTCTCTCCGTGGACGACGTACGAAGTTAAGATCCTCGTGAAGATGAGACCCAAAAGCAGCGGTTGGGAACATCCGGTGAACCTCAATCTCGCTCTACCAGATGGAACCAAGCAGGGACGCACGGAAAACTTGGGCATATTGGAGAAGGAGAAGTGGTTTCCGATTAGCATCGGGAAGTTCGAGACGACGCCCAAGACCATTGGCAAGATGAGCTTTTCGCTGGCGCAAACTGATGGGAATCGGAAGAAAGGCCTCTGCGTCAAAGCCATTCGACTCATGCCAACAACAGGAGAGAACGAGCCGCCAAGATAA